The sequence GGTTATCGGTGATGACTTGGGTGCATTTATCACCAACGCTAAGAATGCAGGTTCTGTTCCTCAAGATTTACCAGTACCTTTTGCTCACACCCCCAGTTTCGTTGGTTCCCACATCACTGGTTACGACAACATGATGAAGGGGATTCTGTCTAATCTGACAGAAGGTAAGAAGAAAAACACTACCAACGGCAAGCTCAACTTTATCCCCGGCTTTGATACCTACACTGGTAACAACCGTGAATTAAAGCGGATGCTCAACCTGATGGGTATTGACCACACCATTTTGGCAGATAACAGCGAATATCTGGATTCTCCCAATACTGGTGAGTACAATATGTACCCAGGTGGTACAAAACTGGAAGATGCTGCTGATTCTTGCAACGCCGAAGCTACTGTTGCTCTGCAACGCTACACCACACCCAAGACTCGCGAATATATCCAAACCAAGTGGAATCAAAAGACCACTGTTCTGCGTCCTTGGGGTGTCAAGGGAACCGATGAGTTCTTGATGACATTGTCTGAAATGACCGGCAAGCCCATTCCCAAAGAGTTGGAAGATGAGCGCGGTCGTTTGGTAGACGCAATGACCGACTCCTACGCTTGGATTCATGGCAAGAAGTTTGCAATTTACGGCGACCCAGATTTAATCTACAGTGTCACCAGTTTCTTGTTAGAGTTGGGTGCTGAACCAGTACATATCCTCTGCAACAACGGCGACGAGGAATTCAAGAAAGAAATGGAAGCAATCCTCAGCGCTAGCCCCTTCGGAAAAGAAGCTACTGTCTGGACTGGCAAAGATCTGTGGCATATGCGGAGTTTGCTGTTCACCGAGCCTGTTGACTTCTTCGTTGGTAACTCCTACGGTAAGTATCTGTGGCGTGATACCAAGATCCCAATGGTACGGATTGGTTATCCTCTCTTCGATCGCCATCACTTACACCGCTATCCTACTATCGGTTATCAAGGTGGACTCAACCTGCTCAACTGGGTTGTCAACACCATTCTGGATGAACTGGATCGCAACACCAACATTGCTGGTAAGACCGATATTTCCTTCGACTTGATTCGTTAATCATCTCATCAACTCGCAGCGTGCCAACAAAGGAAAAGAAATAGGGACTGGGGACTAGGGACTGGGTGAATTCAAAAAAACTTTTCCCAATACCTAATCCCCAATACCCAATACCCAATTTCTTTTACCTTTTTCCTTGTAAATTATTACCTAAGTATTGCATATGGCTTCTGTAAATCACACACATATTCATCCTAATTACCACCCACCTAACTATCAAAAATCTAGCGGCTTTGATATTCTAAATCCATTACGTAGGTTAGTAGATAGTATCCAGATCAAAAATTATCGCCTTGCTCATCTAATTTGCCAAATTATTCCTTGTTGTTGCCCATTTGAGCGGGAAATTAGATTGTTTGGACGTAACTTCCATATTCCTGCACTGTGCAAGCTCAATCCTTTATATGACAACTTTGTAGGATTGCGTTTTCGTGCATTATCTTTCCTCAGCGATGAATGTGGAGAAGATGTCACGAAATATATTTGCTAGTCGTTACATATTACTCATTATTCATTACTCATTATCGATTAATTATTAGTTAGTGGTTAGTGGTTAGTGGTTAGTGGGGAAACAATCAACAAACAACTACTAACTATTAACTACTAACTACTAGCAAACTTTATCCAGCGCGAGGAAAGAGATGATAATCACCCAAGGCAAAATCAACGAGCTGCTCTCTGAGCCAGGATGCGAACATAATCAACACACGCATGGAGACAAGAAAAATAAGGCTTGCAAACAACAAGCTCAGCCTGGAGCCGCTCAAGGGGGTTGTGCCTTTGACGGTGCAATGATTGCCCTAGTACCCATTACTGATGCTGCTCATTTAGTCCACGGGCCAATCGCCTGCGCTGGCAATTCCTGGGGCAGTCGCGGCAGTCTTTCCTCCGGGCCTCAGCTTTACAAATTTGGCTTTACCACCGATTTGAGTGAAAATGATGTGATTTTCGGTGGAGAAAAAAAGCTCTATAAAGCAATTTTGGACATTCACAAACGCTACCAACCAGCAGCGGTGTTTGTTTACTCTACCTGCGTCACTGCTCTCATCGGTGAGGACATGGATGCAGTCTGCAAAGCTGCTGCCAAAAAAATCGGTATTCCCATCATCCCTGTAAATTCCCCTGGCTTTGTTGGTAGTAAAAATCTTGGCAACCGCATTGGTGGCGAAGCTTTACTGGAATACGTCGTCGGTACTGAAGAACCAGAATACACCACACCTTACGACATCAACCTTATCGGTGAATACAATATCGCCGGTGAAATGTGGAATGTGCTGCCGTTATTCAAAAAATTAGGCATCCGCGTCTTGGCAAAAATTACAGGCGATGCTCGCTACAAGGAAGTTTGCAGCGCCCATCGTGCCAAACTCAATGTGATGATTTGC is a genomic window of Fischerella sp. PCC 9605 containing:
- a CDS encoding Mo-dependent nitrogenase C-terminal domain-containing protein, translating into MASVNHTHIHPNYHPPNYQKSSGFDILNPLRRLVDSIQIKNYRLAHLICQIIPCCCPFEREIRLFGRNFHIPALCKLNPLYDNFVGLRFRALSFLSDECGEDVTKYIC
- the nifK gene encoding nitrogenase molybdenum-iron protein subunit beta translates to MPQNPDKIVDHVDLFKQPEYTELFKNKHEQFEGGHSAEEVARVAEWTKGWEYREKNFAREALTVNPAKGCQPVGAIFAAVGFEGTLPFVQGSQGCVAYFRTHLSRHYKEPFSAVSSSMTEDAAVFGGLNNMIEGLQVSYQLYKPKMIAVCTTCMAEVIGDDLGAFITNAKNAGSVPQDLPVPFAHTPSFVGSHITGYDNMMKGILSNLTEGKKKNTTNGKLNFIPGFDTYTGNNRELKRMLNLMGIDHTILADNSEYLDSPNTGEYNMYPGGTKLEDAADSCNAEATVALQRYTTPKTREYIQTKWNQKTTVLRPWGVKGTDEFLMTLSEMTGKPIPKELEDERGRLVDAMTDSYAWIHGKKFAIYGDPDLIYSVTSFLLELGAEPVHILCNNGDEEFKKEMEAILSASPFGKEATVWTGKDLWHMRSLLFTEPVDFFVGNSYGKYLWRDTKIPMVRIGYPLFDRHHLHRYPTIGYQGGLNLLNWVVNTILDELDRNTNIAGKTDISFDLIR
- the nifE gene encoding nitrogenase iron-molybdenum cofactor biosynthesis protein NifE, with the protein product MIITQGKINELLSEPGCEHNQHTHGDKKNKACKQQAQPGAAQGGCAFDGAMIALVPITDAAHLVHGPIACAGNSWGSRGSLSSGPQLYKFGFTTDLSENDVIFGGEKKLYKAILDIHKRYQPAAVFVYSTCVTALIGEDMDAVCKAAAKKIGIPIIPVNSPGFVGSKNLGNRIGGEALLEYVVGTEEPEYTTPYDINLIGEYNIAGEMWNVLPLFKKLGIRVLAKITGDARYKEVCSAHRAKLNVMICSKALINMARKMEERYGIPYIEESFYGVEDINRCLRNIAAKLGESLRDSSASRDLQERTEKLIAEETSALNVKLAPYRDRLKGKRVVLYTGGVKSWSIISAAKDLGMEVVATSTKKSTEEDKARIKQLLGQDGITLEKGNPQEILRVINETNAEMLIAGGRNQYTALKARIPFLDINQERHHAYAGYSGMVEMARELDEALYSPVWEQVRKPAPWEDDQENVTTSPRLSISLSLEEDE